One genomic segment of uncultured Desulfobacter sp. includes these proteins:
- a CDS encoding exopolyphosphatase: MRIVTRPDFDGVVCAVLLRQALEPSLPIYWIEPNDIQSGNADIQDGDILANLPWHPHASLWFDHHISNKPDQEVPGDFDIAPSAAGVIYKYYKAQNLLDSRFDELVEQTDMIDSADLTREQVKRPEDYPYLLLSMTIKNDDFQDIPYWERLVDMLGKADIESILKDPEVDRRCREVIEENKAFKHYLETYTTMVGCVSVTDFRSLEKVPSGNRFLTYSLFSDAIASVKIRYAGQDKKQVIVSVGHSIFNRKCQVNVGSILAQYGGGGHCGAGGCTLDARDAQEKIDEILDILKGNQVQG, from the coding sequence ATGAGAATCGTTACCCGTCCTGATTTTGACGGCGTTGTCTGTGCCGTCCTTCTACGCCAAGCCCTGGAACCGTCTTTACCAATATACTGGATAGAGCCCAATGACATTCAGTCGGGTAACGCCGATATCCAGGATGGTGACATCCTTGCCAACCTTCCCTGGCACCCCCATGCCTCTTTGTGGTTTGATCACCATATCTCCAACAAACCCGACCAGGAAGTGCCCGGAGATTTTGACATTGCACCGTCCGCCGCAGGTGTTATCTATAAATATTATAAAGCCCAAAACCTTTTGGACAGCCGGTTTGATGAACTGGTGGAGCAGACCGACATGATTGATTCTGCCGATCTGACACGTGAACAGGTTAAAAGGCCTGAAGACTATCCTTATCTGCTTTTGTCCATGACCATTAAAAATGACGATTTTCAGGATATCCCCTATTGGGAGCGTCTGGTGGATATGCTTGGCAAAGCGGATATTGAATCCATATTAAAGGACCCCGAAGTGGACCGCCGGTGCCGGGAAGTGATTGAGGAAAACAAGGCATTCAAACATTACCTGGAAACCTATACCACCATGGTTGGCTGTGTTTCCGTGACCGATTTCAGAAGTCTTGAAAAAGTCCCTTCGGGCAACCGTTTTTTGACCTACTCCCTGTTTTCAGACGCCATTGCCAGTGTAAAGATAAGGTATGCCGGGCAGGATAAAAAACAGGTTATAGTCAGTGTTGGGCACAGCATTTTTAATCGTAAATGCCAGGTGAATGTGGGATCCATACTTGCCCAATATGGGGGTGGCGGACATTGCGGCGCCGGCGGATGCACTTTGGATGCCCGTGATGCCCAGGAAAAAATTGACGAAATTCTGGATATTTTAAAGGGCAATCAGGTTCAGGGATAA
- a CDS encoding transglycosylase SLT domain-containing protein produces the protein MNFKPLTFDLNTVEKQLKEMMADWGEAAFDVDDLLVRHVSYFIKYYTVQNVDRSNKIIRRSEKYLHYIKKTFKKYSIDEDIAFALPFVESGFNPNARSNAGALGMFQFLDSTAIHYGLKISDNGQDERRDYKKSTVACAKYLRDNRRVFASTVLSLSSYHHGTKMVTDVLLNYGDAPGRTFGPIFKNSTLGPFSREYVPQCLAAALIYRYLKENRLAMLSVPGFESKSIRVNTSVKFLKKKIQNLYQLNPDLQYARSIYPYASSNGYVLLTKIVYPSFTDRMVRKYPDWAKNFELHQPAGIKIKGLPKTIHYVVQTHNDLSGIAAIFGTSEKVLKFSNRFLVKQGLQPGDVIEIKGMAPTTRVLDGKSIVCDTSRGVLATQEDETLEAFCKRVVKTIRADCSLSPWQMGENLSPELIYYWNHDVLGSIQPDTPLEGGLSLRIYSDYRWHKTATDKDHVAF, from the coding sequence ATGAATTTTAAACCACTTACATTTGATCTTAATACGGTTGAAAAACAGTTGAAGGAAATGATGGCTGATTGGGGAGAGGCCGCATTTGACGTAGATGATTTGTTGGTCAGGCATGTCAGCTATTTTATCAAATATTATACGGTTCAGAATGTGGACAGATCAAACAAGATTATCCGGCGAAGTGAAAAATACCTGCATTACATAAAGAAAACGTTTAAGAAATACAGCATTGATGAAGACATTGCCTTTGCCCTGCCGTTTGTGGAAAGCGGTTTTAACCCCAATGCACGGTCCAATGCCGGGGCCTTGGGAATGTTTCAGTTTCTTGACAGCACTGCCATTCATTACGGCTTGAAGATCAGTGACAATGGGCAGGATGAGCGAAGGGATTACAAAAAGTCAACTGTGGCATGTGCCAAATACCTGCGGGATAACCGCAGGGTCTTTGCCAGCACGGTATTAAGTCTCTCCAGTTATCATCACGGCACCAAAATGGTTACGGATGTGTTACTGAATTATGGTGACGCCCCGGGAAGGACATTCGGACCGATTTTTAAAAACAGCACTTTAGGACCTTTTTCCAGGGAGTATGTCCCCCAGTGCCTGGCTGCGGCATTGATATACCGCTATCTTAAGGAAAACAGATTGGCCATGCTTTCGGTCCCTGGGTTTGAATCCAAAAGCATTCGGGTCAATACGTCAGTTAAATTCCTAAAAAAGAAGATTCAAAATCTGTATCAACTGAATCCGGACCTTCAATATGCAAGATCAATTTATCCGTATGCCAGCAGCAACGGGTATGTTCTGCTGACAAAAATAGTGTATCCCTCATTCACGGATAGAATGGTCAGAAAGTATCCTGATTGGGCGAAAAATTTTGAACTGCATCAGCCCGCCGGCATAAAAATAAAAGGGCTTCCAAAAACAATTCATTATGTTGTTCAGACCCATAATGATCTGTCCGGCATTGCTGCTATTTTTGGCACCAGCGAGAAAGTGCTGAAATTCAGTAATCGGTTTTTAGTAAAGCAAGGGTTGCAGCCGGGCGATGTGATCGAGATTAAAGGCATGGCCCCGACTACCCGGGTGTTGGATGGAAAAAGCATTGTCTGCGACACCTCCCGGGGGGTATTGGCCACCCAAGAAGATGAAACCCTGGAGGCCTTTTGTAAAAGGGTGGTCAAAACCATTCGTGCTGATTGTTCCTTGTCCCCTTGGCAGATGGGAGAAAATTTAAGTCCTGAATTGATTTATTATTGGAATCATGATGTGCTGGGGTCTATTCAGCCTGACACGCCCTTGGAAGGCGGCTTAAGTCTTAGAATCTATTCAGATTATAGATGGCATAAAACAGCTACAGATAAGGATCATGTTGCGTTTTAG
- a CDS encoding alpha-xenorhabdolysin family binary toxin subunit A, which yields MTLFVPSSQLLVAAGDRQNAQKFVLASREWIDLQNHVQAVLSLPYDFGEYQDRYGDASSGSQMKECFDAMHQLQQVIEKYGDPKSLRGKILKNPNYLAEFNRPLKDTYSATVWTLEKAHQNASSLASALKSIPTSAKGESPSDVVAGIKHLFLDTDQIVDKMQQTTTQLEALVREFQDLQDELDQAQQAMAAFTKRSSATRKYLDEEIGSLRDKIAQLEKDRDAAYDKWLALTISACVAPAIIGIVGIAIMVVLAVPTEGGSFAIGGTITAAAAGAAGAALGTAAGVARGSYDSLVQEVNDKQAFLQKRVAYRHDLGALNNLMKFSLPASTGLIGQINIVKNAWAGSIQEIRSRVSDLSVENLGTGPWLDEQKMAAAAANWTRVDDALKSFVIGSFVDSTSITFGNALPADDPNWKEKMVAQVAA from the coding sequence ATGACCCTGTTTGTTCCATCATCCCAACTGTTAGTAGCAGCAGGTGACAGGCAAAATGCTCAAAAATTCGTTTTGGCTTCCCGGGAATGGATTGATCTGCAAAACCACGTACAGGCGGTGCTGTCCCTGCCCTATGATTTTGGTGAATATCAGGATCGCTATGGCGATGCGTCTTCCGGATCTCAGATGAAGGAGTGTTTTGACGCCATGCATCAATTGCAGCAGGTGATAGAAAAATATGGAGATCCTAAAAGCTTGAGGGGTAAGATTCTGAAAAACCCCAATTATTTGGCCGAATTTAACAGGCCCTTAAAGGACACCTATTCAGCCACGGTATGGACACTGGAAAAGGCGCACCAAAATGCCTCTTCATTGGCATCTGCCTTGAAAAGCATTCCGACCAGTGCAAAAGGAGAATCTCCATCCGATGTGGTAGCCGGAATCAAGCACCTATTCCTTGACACAGATCAAATCGTCGACAAAATGCAGCAGACAACAACCCAACTGGAGGCCCTTGTCAGAGAATTCCAAGATCTCCAGGACGAATTGGACCAGGCACAGCAGGCCATGGCAGCTTTTACCAAACGGTCTTCCGCGACCCGAAAGTACCTGGATGAGGAGATTGGCAGTCTTCGTGATAAGATCGCCCAGTTGGAGAAAGATCGGGATGCCGCCTATGACAAGTGGCTGGCCCTGACCATATCGGCCTGTGTCGCCCCGGCGATTATCGGCATTGTGGGCATCGCCATCATGGTGGTCCTTGCCGTTCCCACTGAAGGTGGCAGTTTTGCCATTGGCGGTACCATTACGGCGGCCGCTGCGGGTGCTGCCGGCGCGGCCTTGGGAACGGCCGCCGGTGTGGCCCGGGGCTCATATGATTCCCTTGTCCAGGAGGTCAATGATAAACAAGCCTTTCTCCAGAAACGTGTGGCCTATCGTCATGACCTGGGTGCCCTCAACAACCTGATGAAATTTTCCCTTCCGGCTTCTACCGGGCTTATCGGCCAGATCAATATTGTTAAAAATGCCTGGGCCGGCTCCATCCAGGAAATACGGTCCAGGGTTAGTGACCTGAGCGTCGAAAATCTGGGAACAGGACCTTGGTTGGATGAACAGAAAATGGCAGCAGCGGCTGCCAACTGGACCCGGGTTGATGACGCACTAAAAAGCTTTGTCATAGGCTCCTTTGTTGATTCTACGTCCATCACATTCGGGAACGCCCTGCCGGCGGATGACCCGAACTGGAAAGAGAAAATGGTTGCCCAGGTAGCGGCCTGA
- a CDS encoding patatin-like phospholipase family protein, producing MSDNLTILAGATAYRHIKENGLSPDVIDAMLGASGAAKWLCIYGLDSAIFSQWFSGRTRPLHLFGTSIGAWKFAAAAQTNCREAFKRLKHAYIHQHYKGSVSAVQISRETRRIMNEFLTNQAIDEILNHPWIRIGFSAARCKGLIGSKHSVLQAIGVGQAFALNAISRKLQQFCFERVIFHHPQYDARMLGEDHFPTIPIPLDRKNFSKALLASGSIPMVMAGVNHIAGAPEGTYRDGGLLDYHPAFSLNPEQTGFILYPHFYTELTPGWFDKKFPKRRLKGRAVDRMILLAPSPGFVSTLPFGRIPDRQDFIRLMGRDHERISAWNKAADMCGVLGDEFMEAAENGSIRDKVKKIG from the coding sequence ATGTCAGACAATCTTACCATCTTAGCCGGCGCAACAGCTTACCGCCATATCAAAGAAAACGGTCTTTCACCTGACGTTATTGATGCCATGCTCGGGGCATCGGGCGCAGCCAAATGGCTCTGCATTTACGGGCTTGATTCCGCAATTTTTTCCCAGTGGTTTTCAGGCCGGACAAGACCTTTGCACCTGTTTGGCACATCCATCGGGGCATGGAAATTTGCCGCAGCAGCCCAGACCAACTGCCGGGAGGCTTTTAAGCGCCTGAAACACGCTTATATCCACCAGCATTATAAGGGCAGCGTCTCAGCAGTTCAAATATCCAGGGAAACCCGGCGTATCATGAATGAATTTCTCACAAACCAGGCCATTGATGAAATTTTGAACCACCCATGGATTCGCATTGGTTTTTCAGCAGCCCGATGCAAAGGGCTCATTGGTTCAAAACACAGTGTTCTTCAGGCTATTGGCGTAGGACAGGCATTTGCCCTGAATGCAATATCAAGAAAGCTTCAGCAGTTTTGTTTTGAACGCGTTATCTTCCATCATCCCCAATATGACGCCAGGATGCTGGGGGAAGACCATTTTCCCACAATCCCCATCCCCCTTGACCGAAAAAATTTTTCCAAAGCACTTCTGGCATCAGGGTCCATCCCCATGGTCATGGCGGGCGTGAATCATATTGCGGGCGCACCTGAGGGCACTTACCGGGACGGAGGACTTCTAGATTACCACCCGGCGTTTTCCCTAAACCCTGAACAGACCGGTTTTATCCTGTATCCCCACTTTTATACGGAACTGACCCCTGGATGGTTTGATAAAAAATTTCCCAAACGAAGGCTTAAAGGCAGGGCCGTGGACCGGATGATTCTTCTTGCCCCATCTCCCGGATTTGTTTCCACCCTGCCCTTTGGCCGCATCCCGGACCGTCAGGATTTTATCCGGCTCATGGGCAGAGATCATGAAAGGATTTCGGCCTGGAATAAAGCCGCCGATATGTGCGGGGTGTTAGGAGACGAATTCATGGAAGCTGCGGAAAACGGTTCCATTAGGGATAAAGTCAAAAAAATTGGATAA
- a CDS encoding CHASE2 domain-containing protein — protein sequence MNYKEKKYKLRYLFMGLACLLLIGMVDYMGFLKGVNCYAYDLFFRLRGPEKTSEQIIIAAVDEKSLKKLGQWPIPRYHYTDFFERVSKASGVLMDIILAEPSPDDSGLGQIISQSSTIVLPAYLDRASRLVLPSPTLGNPAVGHVHTEPCLDGVIRTVFHTIIHNGKKLPSISSALVEIISNTSPVRAGMLRRSNGEDHQTRVGSIIQDGRAGINYYGPQGTFPYISFVDILDKKYPPSYFSDKILVLGVTAAGIDQNHLTSFSQNRDRMPGVEIQATILNNLLDGSDILTLSRNWQWTWGVLVFIVSLLTFIRMKDSWTLVCWGVFFLLVCTSTFLLFSRLHVWIPLAACLTALTGALVLAYLIRLERMGQMLFQAKRDWEISFDSITDAIFITDPSGRIILSNRPAQSGAVQNIIEQYTEKWESPDFEIDPEKFSAEHKIPVPGGQPVEIYNEDLNQHFEARVFPRISSDNLPEGMIHIVRDITERTHLKQEQMKLQHMLIQAQRMEAIGTLAGGIAHDFNNILSGIMGYTQVAALLIPDAHKAREKLAEVLKICGRASNLVMQILSFSRYSGQDQEKMTLTVKPIVKEIVQLLKATLPPTIELKSDVAGRERVYGEPSQIYQVILNLCTNAYQAIGDNPGLIKIIVESIEIDSDKLFAKTELEPGRYVKISISDTGAGIPETIQSRIFEPYFTTKEKDTGTGLGLATSYGIVKSHGGYIQFDSRENEGTCFYVYLPQVEDKKRSSYSESGAENNTGSGTILLVDDRDEIVETSRELLENRGYAVTAVNCPEKAFAVFQSEPDRFDVIITDMRMKKMTGITLSEKILAVRPGIPIILCTGYNNFLTAEEKIKSGVSAVVQKPFSIRELTKAIDSVLEKTKVE from the coding sequence TTGAACTATAAAGAAAAAAAATATAAGCTTCGATATCTGTTTATGGGTCTTGCCTGCCTTCTACTTATTGGAATGGTTGACTATATGGGCTTTTTAAAGGGGGTGAATTGTTACGCGTATGACCTTTTTTTCAGGCTGCGCGGGCCTGAAAAAACGTCTGAACAGATTATCATTGCCGCTGTTGATGAAAAATCGCTTAAAAAACTGGGGCAGTGGCCCATTCCCCGCTATCATTATACCGATTTTTTTGAACGGGTCAGCAAGGCTTCGGGTGTTCTGATGGATATCATTTTGGCTGAGCCATCTCCAGATGATTCCGGCTTGGGGCAAATTATCAGCCAGTCGTCGACGATAGTGCTTCCAGCCTACCTGGACCGTGCATCGCGTCTTGTTCTTCCCAGCCCGACATTAGGCAATCCGGCTGTGGGTCATGTCCATACGGAACCCTGTCTGGACGGCGTCATCAGGACTGTGTTTCATACTATTATCCATAATGGGAAAAAACTGCCTTCGATTTCTTCTGCACTTGTTGAAATCATTTCCAATACCTCCCCGGTCAGGGCAGGGATGTTGCGTCGTTCAAATGGCGAAGATCATCAAACCCGTGTCGGAAGCATAATCCAGGATGGGCGGGCCGGAATTAATTATTACGGCCCCCAGGGAACCTTCCCTTATATTTCATTTGTCGATATCTTAGACAAAAAATATCCGCCATCCTATTTTTCTGACAAGATTTTAGTTTTGGGGGTCACTGCGGCCGGCATTGATCAAAACCATTTAACCAGCTTCAGTCAAAATCGTGACCGGATGCCAGGCGTGGAGATCCAGGCCACAATCTTGAATAATCTTTTGGATGGATCTGATATTCTGACTTTAAGTAGAAATTGGCAGTGGACATGGGGCGTTTTGGTGTTCATTGTCAGCCTTCTTACTTTTATTCGCATGAAAGACTCTTGGACATTGGTCTGCTGGGGCGTTTTTTTTCTGCTTGTGTGTACAAGTACTTTTTTATTGTTCAGCCGGCTTCATGTCTGGATACCCCTTGCCGCATGCCTGACCGCTTTGACCGGAGCCTTGGTGCTGGCATATCTAATTCGGTTGGAGAGAATGGGCCAGATGTTATTTCAGGCCAAACGAGACTGGGAAATTTCGTTTGATTCCATCACCGATGCTATTTTTATCACGGACCCGTCCGGAAGAATCATTTTAAGCAACCGCCCGGCACAAAGTGGAGCTGTTCAGAACATCATAGAGCAGTACACCGAAAAATGGGAGAGTCCTGATTTTGAAATAGATCCTGAAAAATTCAGTGCCGAACATAAAATACCCGTTCCTGGTGGACAGCCTGTTGAAATTTATAACGAAGATTTGAACCAGCATTTTGAAGCCCGGGTGTTTCCCCGAATAAGTTCGGACAACCTGCCTGAAGGCATGATTCACATCGTTCGGGATATTACGGAACGCACACATTTGAAACAGGAGCAGATGAAGTTGCAGCATATGCTTATCCAGGCCCAGAGAATGGAAGCCATTGGTACCCTGGCAGGCGGAATCGCCCACGATTTTAATAATATCCTGTCTGGCATCATGGGGTATACACAAGTGGCGGCCTTGTTGATTCCCGACGCGCACAAGGCGCGTGAAAAGCTTGCTGAGGTGCTTAAAATATGTGGCCGCGCTTCCAATCTGGTCATGCAGATTCTGAGTTTCAGTCGTTATTCCGGCCAGGACCAGGAAAAAATGACACTGACTGTAAAGCCCATTGTCAAAGAAATCGTGCAGCTCCTGAAGGCCACTTTGCCGCCCACCATTGAGCTGAAATCTGATGTTGCCGGTAGAGAAAGGGTTTATGGGGAACCCAGCCAGATATACCAGGTAATTTTAAACCTGTGTACGAACGCGTACCAGGCAATAGGCGATAACCCCGGGTTGATCAAAATTATTGTGGAAAGTATTGAGATTGATTCCGATAAGTTATTTGCGAAAACTGAACTTGAGCCGGGCCGATATGTGAAAATCAGCATTTCAGATACCGGGGCGGGTATTCCTGAAACGATTCAAAGCAGGATATTTGAGCCCTATTTTACCACTAAAGAAAAAGATACGGGCACAGGGCTTGGTCTGGCAACTTCCTACGGTATTGTGAAAAGTCATGGTGGGTACATCCAATTTGATTCCCGGGAAAATGAAGGAACCTGTTTTTATGTTTATTTACCCCAGGTAGAAGACAAAAAACGCTCATCCTACTCTGAATCCGGTGCAGAAAACAATACGGGTAGCGGAACCATTCTTTTGGTGGATGATCGGGACGAAATTGTGGAAACAAGCCGGGAACTTCTTGAGAACAGAGGGTATGCGGTTACCGCTGTAAATTGCCCGGAAAAAGCATTCGCTGTATTTCAATCTGAACCTGACCGGTTTGATGTGATCATTACCGATATGAGGATGAAAAAAATGACAGGTATTACGCTGTCAGAAAAAATCCTGGCGGTGCGCCCGGGCATCCCGATCATCCTCTGTACAGGATACAATAATTTTCTGACAGCAGAAGAGAAAATAAAAAGCGGTGTGTCCGCAGTGGTTCAAAAACCCTTTTCCATCCGTGAGTTGACCAAAGCGATTGATTCGGTGTTGGAGAAAACAAAAGTCGAATAA
- a CDS encoding FecR domain-containing protein, protein MECTSKTKSLLIVLLFFIYPTLIFAEDSDPKSIVLTIVKKDNLVNICNAYLENPNEWKLVAGFNQLENPDLIYPGQTLRIPAKLLKGIPMKGTVTFLKGQVTALMPRKEDWVDLRKSDIVVQGTKIRTGKDSAAEITFEDGSCFFLKPETYLDITTARKRDPYYMIRELFVPVGRTLMKIKKSTGQDSRFEIHTPSAISAARGTRFRVSVDINNITRTEVLEGAVGVKGQGREVLLDQGKGTYVKKGHRPNAPARLLLPPRTKDLKPRYQTLPVQFPLSPVENAVAYRIAVAKDQEFKNVVNEAVVKNDNPLTQFTLSDETYYLRTLSIDGAGLEGIPSKPEKFEVRINPLPPFIQTPEDGREFKTDRVVLEWLNVPDAVSYQVQVSKNMEFDPLFKAFKNIKSSRQALKLAGYGDYYFRISSIAGDNFKGLWSDVVKFTFVKPPPAPPVDEPGMDESSIRLRWQDLGPGMTYHFQMAKDPAFEKILLDKNTEQAEIRFNKPEDSGTYYVRISALDPDGYEGEFTAPQSFKIENSFYEKAGVVFTLVLGVLIIVL, encoded by the coding sequence ATGGAATGCACATCTAAAACGAAATCACTTCTGATCGTCCTTCTTTTTTTTATTTATCCAACACTTATATTTGCCGAGGATTCAGACCCAAAAAGTATTGTGCTAACAATTGTAAAAAAAGATAATTTGGTAAATATCTGTAACGCATACCTTGAAAACCCCAATGAGTGGAAACTTGTCGCCGGATTCAATCAACTTGAAAACCCCGATCTGATTTATCCTGGCCAGACCCTGAGAATTCCTGCAAAATTATTGAAAGGCATTCCAATGAAAGGGACTGTCACTTTTCTTAAAGGCCAGGTGACGGCTCTCATGCCCCGGAAAGAAGACTGGGTTGATTTGAGAAAAAGCGATATCGTTGTTCAGGGGACAAAAATTCGCACGGGGAAAGACAGTGCTGCTGAAATTACATTCGAGGACGGTTCCTGTTTTTTTCTAAAGCCGGAAACGTATCTTGATATTACGACTGCCCGTAAACGAGATCCTTACTATATGATCCGAGAATTATTTGTTCCTGTTGGCAGAACCTTGATGAAGATTAAGAAGAGTACCGGACAGGATTCCCGGTTTGAAATCCATACCCCGTCAGCCATATCTGCTGCCCGCGGCACCCGGTTCAGGGTGTCCGTAGACATCAACAATATCACCCGAACCGAGGTACTTGAAGGGGCAGTCGGGGTCAAAGGACAGGGAAGAGAAGTGCTGCTGGACCAAGGTAAAGGCACGTATGTAAAAAAAGGTCATCGTCCGAATGCCCCTGCACGCCTTCTTTTGCCTCCCCGTACAAAGGATTTGAAACCGCGTTACCAGACCCTGCCGGTGCAGTTTCCCCTCTCGCCTGTTGAAAACGCCGTCGCATACCGGATTGCTGTCGCCAAAGATCAGGAATTCAAAAATGTGGTCAATGAGGCTGTGGTAAAAAACGATAACCCCCTAACGCAATTCACGTTATCAGATGAGACCTACTATCTTCGGACTCTGAGCATTGACGGTGCCGGTCTTGAAGGGATCCCCTCAAAGCCGGAAAAATTTGAGGTCAGGATAAACCCGTTGCCGCCATTTATTCAAACACCTGAAGACGGCCGTGAATTTAAAACCGACCGTGTGGTGCTCGAATGGTTAAACGTGCCTGACGCTGTATCATACCAGGTGCAAGTGTCAAAAAATATGGAATTTGACCCCCTTTTCAAGGCATTTAAAAATATTAAATCATCTCGACAGGCCCTTAAATTGGCCGGATATGGGGACTATTATTTCAGGATAAGCTCCATTGCAGGGGACAACTTCAAAGGCCTTTGGTCGGATGTAGTGAAATTTACTTTTGTTAAACCGCCCCCGGCTCCGCCTGTTGATGAGCCCGGCATGGATGAATCCTCCATTCGCCTTCGGTGGCAGGATCTTGGCCCGGGTATGACCTACCACTTTCAAATGGCAAAAGATCCGGCATTTGAAAAAATCCTCCTTGATAAAAATACGGAACAGGCCGAAATTCGTTTCAATAAACCTGAAGACAGTGGAACATACTATGTAAGAATCAGCGCCCTTGACCCGGATGGGTATGAAGGCGAATTTACGGCACCGCAAAGCTTTAAAATCGAGAACTCTTTTTACGAAAAAGCGGGTGTTGTTTTTACATTGGTCTTAGGGGTATTGATTATAGTGTTGTAG
- a CDS encoding alpha/beta hydrolase, protein MISKIIFLGTVMKKKWYFILFLAIVMSSVDAQSSGGYGFCPRERYITLSTGPTLEYFEQGLPMGECVIFVHGYTDSWFSYSRILSLLSPWYHSFALTMRGHGDSDKSSELEYDIADFSADLIAFMDAKNIDQAVIVGHSMGSFIAQYTGVYYPERVKGLVLIGTGEKAVNNPVLDGLKSYVDTLEDPIDRAFVSDFQSSTVFDPVPDEFLERVVDESMKVPAFIWKEALEGLNNTDLSAYHSALDMPVLIFWGDNDGIFTLDEQTSLAVNIPDSTLKLYKTTGHGLHWEKPVKFTKDLIGFLIQFEDFIIPGMNEFRGF, encoded by the coding sequence ATGATTAGTAAAATTATTTTTTTAGGAACTGTTATGAAAAAAAAATGGTACTTTATATTGTTTTTAGCTATTGTTATGTCTTCTGTCGACGCTCAATCTTCCGGAGGTTATGGTTTTTGTCCAAGAGAAAGATATATCACTTTATCTACTGGGCCAACTCTTGAATACTTTGAGCAGGGTTTGCCAATGGGTGAATGTGTTATTTTTGTTCACGGTTATACTGATAGCTGGTTTTCATACAGCAGAATTCTGTCCCTTCTTTCTCCATGGTATCATAGTTTTGCGTTAACTATGCGGGGTCATGGTGATTCTGATAAAAGTAGTGAACTGGAATATGATATCGCCGATTTTTCTGCAGATCTTATTGCTTTTATGGATGCCAAAAACATTGATCAGGCGGTAATTGTGGGTCATTCCATGGGAAGTTTTATTGCCCAGTATACGGGAGTTTATTATCCCGAAAGGGTTAAGGGACTGGTATTAATCGGTACAGGAGAAAAAGCTGTAAATAATCCTGTTTTAGACGGGCTTAAAAGTTATGTGGACACTCTGGAAGATCCCATAGACCGTGCCTTTGTTTCGGATTTTCAAAGCAGTACGGTTTTTGATCCTGTTCCTGATGAATTTTTAGAGCGTGTTGTGGATGAAAGTATGAAGGTTCCTGCATTTATCTGGAAAGAGGCCCTTGAGGGATTAAATAATACAGATCTTTCTGCATATCACAGTGCTCTTGATATGCCTGTTTTGATTTTTTGGGGAGATAATGATGGTATTTTTACTCTTGATGAGCAAACTTCACTGGCAGTGAATATTCCAGATTCTACTTTAAAATTGTATAAAACTACGGGCCATGGACTACATTGGGAGAAACCTGTAAAGTTCACAAAAGATTTAATCGGGTTTTTGATTCAATTCGAAGACTTTATTATCCCAGGAATGAATGAGTTCCGGGGTTTTTGA
- a CDS encoding purine-nucleoside phosphorylase, with protein sequence MSLSFVNKVQECSRFIQERMQVQPVAGMITGTGLSDSLTDLVVQQVFPYAGLPHFPRATVDSHKGCLVQGSLNGRDILVFQGRIHLYEGYSPELVTFPVRLLQALGVPMLILTNAAGGINLDFNAGDIMLIRDHINLTGKNPLVGPNEDSFGLRFPDMSQVYDPDLGRRAIGVAAQKKIRLHSGVYAGLLGPSLETPAETRFLKIIGADAVGFSTVMEAIAGVQAGMKILGVSLITNINDPDAPEQTTLEAVVEIAAKASEKLNRIITGVVEQLS encoded by the coding sequence ATGTCTCTATCATTTGTCAATAAAGTCCAGGAATGTTCACGATTTATACAGGAACGCATGCAGGTGCAGCCTGTTGCCGGTATGATTACGGGCACAGGCCTCTCTGATAGTTTGACTGACCTTGTGGTCCAACAGGTGTTCCCCTATGCGGGGTTGCCCCATTTTCCCAGGGCCACGGTGGACAGCCACAAGGGCTGTCTTGTCCAAGGCAGCCTTAACGGCAGAGATATTCTTGTTTTTCAGGGCCGGATACATCTGTATGAGGGGTATTCCCCGGAGCTTGTCACGTTTCCGGTAAGGCTGCTTCAGGCCCTTGGGGTGCCGATGCTTATCCTTACCAATGCAGCCGGCGGCATCAATCTGGATTTCAATGCTGGAGACATTATGCTCATCCGGGACCATATCAACCTCACCGGAAAAAACCCCCTTGTCGGTCCGAATGAGGATTCCTTTGGCCTCCGGTTTCCGGATATGAGCCAAGTATATGACCCGGATTTGGGACGACGTGCCATTGGAGTTGCTGCTCAGAAAAAAATCCGACTACACTCCGGGGTTTATGCAGGTCTTTTGGGGCCAAGCCTTGAAACGCCTGCGGAAACACGGTTTTTGAAGATTATCGGCGCTGATGCCGTGGGTTTTTCCACGGTCATGGAGGCCATTGCCGGGGTTCAGGCCGGTATGAAAATTCTGGGGGTGTCCCTGATTACCAATATCAATGATCCTGATGCGCCTGAGCAGACGACCCTGGAGGCTGTGGTTGAGATTGCAGCAAAGGCATCTGAAAAATTGAACCGGATTATCACCGGTGTAGTTGAACAACTATCATAA